In the genome of Paenibacillus sp. FSL R5-0766, one region contains:
- a CDS encoding Cof-type HAD-IIB family hydrolase, with protein MTYKLIALDVDGTLLNDHHELTEWTQETLIQASRQGAEIVLCSGRGPANTIPFMEQMGLDGYVITHNGAVTAQVDTREVVHHFALDGQGLEPIISYCRTNGVHFDINTAFGLYVDQPEGLGLQVREMYYNFMAEPLKLPKWVDMTEPLAKFTAFGPIEQMDAVLQEWSTWNLPYYMTRSGDFFIDLMHPEASKGAALKRLAESKGIMPSEIMAIGNYFNDITMLTFAGKGIAMDNSPDEVKAAADEVTLSNNEQGVAHAIQKYVLSI; from the coding sequence ATGACTTATAAATTAATTGCACTTGATGTAGATGGAACACTGCTGAATGATCATCATGAACTTACCGAATGGACTCAGGAGACCTTGATCCAAGCTTCCCGTCAGGGAGCGGAGATCGTTCTGTGTTCGGGTAGAGGTCCGGCCAACACGATTCCTTTTATGGAGCAGATGGGACTGGATGGATATGTGATTACACATAATGGCGCCGTTACCGCGCAAGTGGATACCCGTGAGGTGGTTCATCATTTTGCATTAGATGGACAAGGACTGGAGCCAATCATATCCTACTGTCGAACCAATGGAGTACATTTTGACATCAATACAGCATTTGGTCTGTATGTGGATCAACCAGAAGGTTTGGGTTTGCAGGTGCGTGAGATGTATTACAACTTTATGGCAGAGCCACTGAAGTTACCCAAGTGGGTTGACATGACAGAACCGCTGGCGAAATTCACTGCATTTGGTCCGATTGAACAGATGGATGCAGTACTTCAGGAATGGTCAACTTGGAATCTGCCTTATTATATGACACGGAGTGGTGACTTTTTTATTGATCTGATGCATCCCGAAGCGTCCAAAGGCGCTGCGCTGAAAAGGCTTGCCGAATCGAAGGGAATCATGCCTTCGGAGATTATGGCGATTGGTAACTACTTCAATGATATTACGATGCTGACCTTTGCGGGTAAAGGCATTGCCATGGATAACTCACCCGACGAGGTGAAAGCTGCTGCGGACGAGGTTACACTCTCCAATAACGAGCAGGGTGTGGCACACGCAATCCAAAAATATGTGTTATCCATCTAA
- a CDS encoding GNAT family N-acetyltransferase — protein sequence MHSFRISSEYINDGFQAVQAKPEDTEDVMSLLVETAEWLQSQGSSQWNALLKGEDSHDTAGAIRRGDVFVFKKGADVAGMVILLVQPSPWDIHLWGLKAHAEDGAIYLHRLAIRRKYAQSGLGRSILQWSSSGIHFEGKHTVRLDCGASNATLNAFYARNGYTFLGETDGYSTYEKPVELRS from the coding sequence ATGCACTCATTCAGGATCAGTAGCGAATATATTAACGATGGTTTTCAAGCGGTTCAGGCGAAGCCGGAAGATACGGAGGATGTGATGTCGCTGCTGGTGGAGACAGCCGAGTGGTTACAGAGCCAAGGTTCTTCCCAATGGAACGCTTTGCTTAAAGGTGAAGATTCACATGATACGGCAGGGGCAATCCGGCGTGGGGATGTGTTTGTATTTAAAAAAGGAGCGGACGTAGCGGGGATGGTCATCCTTTTGGTTCAGCCAAGCCCTTGGGATATTCATCTTTGGGGTTTAAAAGCTCATGCCGAGGATGGTGCAATTTATCTGCATCGGCTAGCGATTCGAAGAAAATATGCTCAGAGCGGTCTCGGACGGTCCATTTTGCAATGGTCCAGCAGCGGCATACATTTTGAAGGCAAACATACTGTTCGGTTAGATTGCGGAGCGAGCAATGCTACGTTGAACGCCTTTTACGCGCGGAACGGGTATACTTTTTTGGGAGAGACCGATGGTTACAGTACATATGAGAAGCCCGTGGAGCTACGGAGCTGA
- a CDS encoding glycosyltransferase family 4 protein: MKLLQALFFPPEQPGGVSSMIPYMQERFTTPRWEMDLFSLPKRIRNKGREEVQFETFDWTEYQDSPVVQKYIQTYRDYLWWTKLRIQKPYDLIHAHHPIAGLAMKTVFPDTPLIQTIHSSYERELILNGRIETDGPEHRFLLAIYGELEHQAERLLTVSDSFRRYLAPYVKEPDVIGVIPNGFDEKRFKPIPHDNAIPQLVTVCRLVPAKGLDILFKACAELKGRGHDYVLHIIGDGPIRPDLEELAQRLGIYNETIFYGYTLHPEEFMPFFDIFVLPSRAEAFGSVFAEAALSCLALVGTDVGGIPEQIENGSNGLLVPAEDPSALAEALEKVMLDPAYRYELARSACEKAKTHYSLGRSVNELKKMYLQFPGKA; the protein is encoded by the coding sequence GTGAAATTGCTGCAGGCGCTTTTCTTTCCTCCGGAGCAGCCCGGAGGTGTATCCTCTATGATTCCGTATATGCAAGAGAGATTTACAACCCCGAGGTGGGAAATGGATCTGTTCTCGTTGCCAAAGCGAATTCGCAACAAGGGCAGAGAGGAAGTTCAGTTCGAAACGTTTGACTGGACGGAATATCAGGATAGTCCTGTTGTCCAAAAATATATTCAAACTTATCGTGATTATCTATGGTGGACCAAACTGCGTATTCAGAAGCCCTATGATCTGATCCATGCCCACCACCCAATTGCTGGACTTGCGATGAAAACGGTTTTCCCGGATACACCCCTCATTCAGACGATTCACTCCAGTTATGAACGAGAATTAATCCTTAATGGACGCATTGAAACGGATGGTCCCGAGCATCGATTCCTGCTTGCGATATATGGTGAGCTGGAACACCAGGCAGAGCGTCTCTTGACGGTGTCGGATTCGTTCCGTCGTTATCTGGCTCCCTACGTGAAGGAACCTGATGTCATCGGTGTGATTCCCAATGGATTTGATGAGAAGCGGTTTAAGCCGATTCCTCATGATAATGCGATACCACAACTGGTCACGGTATGTCGGCTTGTTCCGGCGAAGGGGTTGGATATTCTTTTCAAAGCTTGTGCGGAACTGAAGGGCCGAGGTCATGATTATGTGTTACATATTATTGGAGATGGACCGATTCGTCCTGATCTGGAAGAATTGGCGCAACGATTAGGGATCTATAATGAGACCATTTTCTATGGTTACACACTGCACCCTGAGGAATTCATGCCATTCTTTGATATTTTTGTACTTCCTTCACGGGCAGAAGCATTTGGTTCCGTCTTCGCTGAAGCGGCGCTGAGTTGTCTTGCCCTTGTGGGTACAGATGTAGGTGGTATACCGGAACAGATCGAAAACGGTAGCAATGGGTTGCTTGTACCGGCAGAAGATCCTTCTGCGTTGGCTGAAGCGCTTGAAAAGGTGATGCTGGACCCGGCTTATCGTTATGAACTTGCCCGTTCAGCGTGTGAAAAAGCCAAAACACATTACTCGCTCGGCAGATCGGTCAATGAGTTGAAAAAGATGTATCTACAGTTTCCTGGCAAAGCCTAA
- a CDS encoding xanthine phosphoribosyltransferase, protein MELLKQRILQEGVVISDHVLKLDGLLNHQIDPALTMEMGREFAARFRESGVTRVITVESSGIPVAFAAAYELGVPLVFARRKKTLLADPDAYCERVPSFTKGIVTDIMVSREFIHENDRILFIDDIIANGDAARGVIKIIERSGAELVGFGVVVEKSFQAGARTIREQGIPVEALVRIRSLNDGTVQFDDNEM, encoded by the coding sequence ATGGAATTATTGAAACAACGAATATTACAAGAAGGTGTGGTTATCTCGGATCATGTATTAAAGCTGGATGGTCTGTTGAACCACCAGATTGATCCTGCATTAACGATGGAGATGGGACGTGAGTTTGCTGCCCGTTTTCGTGAAAGTGGAGTAACTCGAGTAATCACGGTAGAATCCTCAGGGATTCCGGTTGCGTTTGCCGCAGCCTATGAACTTGGGGTGCCCCTTGTATTCGCCCGTCGCAAAAAAACACTTCTGGCTGATCCTGATGCTTACTGTGAACGTGTACCGTCCTTTACCAAAGGAATTGTAACTGATATTATGGTATCCCGCGAGTTCATTCATGAGAATGACCGCATTTTGTTCATTGATGATATTATTGCCAATGGAGATGCCGCTCGTGGCGTCATCAAAATTATCGAGCGTTCCGGTGCGGAACTTGTCGGATTCGGCGTTGTGGTCGAGAAAAGTTTCCAAGCAGGGGCACGCACGATTCGTGAACAGGGTATTCCGGTGGAAGCCTTGGTACGCATTCGTTCCCTGAACGATGGTACGGTACAATTTGACGATAACGAAATGTGA